ATCAACCACTCAAAAAAAAACCCGGAGAGATCAACAGACGGCCGGCCGAAACATGCCCGCTCGTCGGGACTCGGGAGTACCGACCAATGCTCGCCGCCTGCCGATCAGAAGTCGCGACGAGCTCACCTAATATTCCACCTCTCCCTGGCCGCCACCCAACAACCTAACCACATGGCCGTATAATACTCCACTGCAGAAGCGAGGTGCTCGTGAAGTCGGCGTGATATCCGGAGTAGCCAGCAAGCCCAGCCCAGTGGCCGATCCGTGATCCGTGTtggagagagcgagggagagaaGATGCGGCCGCGGCTGGTGCTCTTCGGCGACTCAATCACCGAGCAGTCCTTTGCCCCCGGCGGCTGGGGCGCCGCCCTCGCGGAGCACTTCGCGAGGCAGGTACGTCCGCAGCACCTCCCCCCACCCTCGCCGgttgcgccgccgccgctgcgcgTGACATCGGATTTCTGCTGATTAGGCGGATGTGGTGCTGCGCGGGCTCAGCGGGTACAACACGCGCTGGGCGCTGAAGGTGCTGGATAGAGCCATGGAGGGGGCGGCCGACGGCGGCGCGGACCCGGCGGCAGTGACGGTGTTCTTCGGCGCCAACGACGCCACCCTGCCCGACGAGGTGCAGGCGCACCAGCACGTGCCGCTCGGGGAGTACAAGGACAACCTGCGCGCGATCTGTGCCTACTTCAAGGTTGCGGCCATACTACAGTCCTGGAACACAAATGCTGCTTTTTTTCCCGGCAAAGCAGGGATGCTGATTGCTTCTTCAATTACTCATCTAATGGTTTCGTTTTGCAGAATAAGTGGCCCTCCGCTGCCATCATACTCATCACCCCTCCACCGATCCACGAGCCGGCGAGGATTCGGTAACCAATAGCCCCCTCACCTTGTAGTATCATACTTCACTGCTTTATATATGGGTATCAGTGAGTTGTCAGGTCAACCAGGATCCACTAGATATCCTTATGGAGTAGTTATGTTGATTCACTTATGGGTTTACTTTTGCTATATTCCCTACGGGTTTCCTTTTGCTATATTCCATTGTTGTTGCCTGCGTTTTACAGTGATTTTTGTCAACCGAAACTGTTTATCTCAACCACAATGTTAAGAAATTGGGCTGAACTTACTAAGTGTGTCGAGTGCGTGTTTAGTATTTGACCTATGTGCATCTATGCAACGAGTTCATTAGGTACAGTTCCTTGTATGTTTCCTGTATTTTCAATTGAAATTATGACAATTTCAACAGTCTGCAGTGTACTATTGGGCTTTCTGTATATCCAGTTATCCACTTGCTACTTGTTGGCCTGTGATCTGGCCTGAAGATTTCTTCCAAGCAAATATTATTAATTGCACCTTTTGGCAAAGCAGATTCGTATGCAAACCACACTTATTCCATATCTTTCCATGCAGAGACATATATGGAGATAATGACCCTTCAAGACAGCCTGAAAGAACAAATGAAGCTGCTGGCACTTATGCACAAGCATGCATAACTGTTGCTAAAGAATTGGGTCATCCAGTTATAGACATCTGGACACAGATGCAGCAATGTCCTGATTGGCAAACATCTGCATTAAGGTACAAATCTCTTTCCATATTGTCGGCAAAGGTTGATTATGTAGATTTGTTTGAAGAACTCTTATGCCTAATGTTGACACTGCAAAGGCTGAATAATTGTGAGATCATTCACACTGCAAAGGTTGAATGTAAAAAAAAACTAGGTGCAAGTCCTTGGGCAGACTATTACTCAGAATTTGCCTAGCATTTTCTATCAAAAAACAATGCAATTAAGTGAGGAACTTGTTTATCATGTGCAGTGCACCCGAGAGCAGAATTCAACATTTTGGCTCTTGGCTATAATTTTAGCCCACACCCAAAAAAACAGTTTGTTATTCTTGGCATTCTAGGAAAATCAAGAATCACAATTATGTGAATCCGGTAGAGCACCTATAGTGCTATTGAACTCTGCTATGTCGTGTTCTTGGTCATGCTTGGCATTCTTTTGTGGGCTTTCTGGGCAACGTCACAAGACTGAAGAAAACAAGCTCAGAAATACTGTAGTTGATAATCTGCATCCTATGATCTCACTGTAAAAATAATTATTGTAGCGACACATAAATTTTAACTTAATATTCTACACCATGACTAGTTTTCTAACTTGTGTAGTGTAAAACAAAAAACTGTAAATAGAGCAAACTATATGCTATTGCTTTTGTTTCTCTAATGGAAGTTATTGAAGACTTTCTTCTTCTTTTAGCACACAATTTTTTAACTCCCCCCCAAAAAGAATATTTTGTAGTACATGTACATTTGCTAATAGTTATTAGTCTATGTGCTTGGACTGGCTTGAAACATCAGAAAAACTAATCTACACCTTTTCCAAGTCGTGTTATTCATCCAGGAATATAATAATTGGTTATCGATTGGCCAGTACGTTAGTAGAACATTTTATTCATCTCTGCTCTTAATGCCCTGGTGTTCGGTATATAGTGATTTTGGTTATATAGTATTTTGCTGAAGCACATTCTGAACACATGTGTACAATGTAACTTCCTGACCGAAAGCAGCAGATAACTTTGTTACATCATGCAGTGACGGGCTACATTTCACCCCGTCCGGGAACAAAATTTTGTTCGACGAGGTGCTGAAGACACTGGAAAGTGTTGGTTTCAGCCAGCACAGTCTCCGGTCCGATCTCCCTCTCTTCCATGAAATTGACCCCAAGGACCCACTGAAAGCCTTTGAGATTTGAAGAAGGTATCTGCCGCATGGTTGGATTCCCAGAAGGAAGGCACTATGACTCAGCTTTATGTTCTGAAAACAAACTATGTTGGTTTGGTGACTGATGTGTTCTGTAACATGGATATATTGTGCCTATGTTCTATGTCAGCAATGCTCGTGACTTATTTTGAAGATGTTGCATGTATTTAAGGACTTTTTTTGGAGCTTCTAGAAGGTTTTGGTCTGGCATATTTTAcgtttttctttccttttcccGTTGTTTTAACCAGTTTTACCATTGTTTCGGGGATTATATTTTGTTTTACTTTTTATATCAAAAAATGTTTGCAAAATTTCAAAAACGTTCAGTCTTTAAAACAATCTTCCAAATTTTACAAAAAATGGATTAAAAAATGTCCTTAAAAACTAGAAATTCTTCTCAAATTTTAGAAAATTCACAAAAAATTCAAGAAACATAAGTGTTGTCAAGCAAAATTGCGTTCCTTACAAAATGTTCCCATTTTAGAAATATGTTCAAAATTTGCAAAATATGTTCCAAAATTTAAAAATGCTTTTAATTTTTCTAAAAATATTCACTTTTTAAGGTCGGGCCTCCCCGAGCAAGTACTCTGTGCGCGATGTTGGCATTTTGACGCAATGTGGATCATATAGGAACTCTGCCTAATTGGCGCTTAAGGCGCCAAAAAGGGGGGAACTTCACCCGCAAAAAAAGGGGCACTCCTATGTCTCGCCTTCGGACTTGCTGCAGGTGCAAGTGAGATGGACCAGCCCACACCCGCGGCAGGCTACAAGCTCTTTTTCCTGTTTTTCTGTTTCCTGTGTTTACTTTTTTTGTACTTGTTTATACTTTTaaatattatatatatatccctaataataaagcacggattcaTTCCGTGGGTTCACCGTCGCGGTGTTTTTGCGGAAAAACCCTTGAGTTTTATGGAAACAAACCCGAAGTGCAAAGAAAAAACAATTCGATCGTTTTTCACCGCTGGGCCTTCGCAAGCGCTATGCGCTCCTGCCTGGAGCTTCGTTCTTCCGTTCGCTTGCTATCTCATCGCACGTTTCAATTAATAGTCCCACCCTGCTTGTTTACATCAAAGCCTACCAACTTATATTCGTTCACGAGTTACAAAATCAACAAGCCAACAAAAAGAGGATAAGATATGGTTCATGTCTAGACATAGACAGAGAcatgaagaaaggtgaccatttGAGCCGATCTGAAGGAGAGAGCTGATATCTACAAAGAGGGGCGACCAGAGGTGTGAAGTGGAGGGCGTCCCTGGAGAAGGTGCGCTGGGGCGAGGCAGCTCCGAACGACGGAGCCGTGCTTGGCCGGCGACAATGGTGCGGCGGTTGAGCAGCAGGGCGGTCGGAGGGGTCGCCGGCACGGGTGCGAgtcaaggaaatatgccctagaggcaataataaagttattatttattttcttatttcatgataaatgtttattattcatgctagaattgtattaaccgaaaacttagtacatgtgtgaatacatagacaaaacaaagtgtccctagtatgcctctacttgactagctcgtttatcaaagatggttatgtttcctaaccatagacatgtgttgtcatttgatgaacgggatcacatcattaggagaatgatgtgatggacaagacccattcgttagcttagcattatgatcattacagtttcattgctactgctttcttcatgtcttatacatgttcctcagactatgagattatgcaactcccgaataccgaaggaacaccttgtgtgctatcaaacgtcacaacgtaactgggtgattatgaagatgctctacaggtgtctccgatggtgtttgttgagttggcatagatcgagattaggatttgtcactccgtgtatcggagaggtatctctgggccctctcggtaatgcacatcactataagccttgcaagcattgtgactaatgagttagttgcgggatgatgcattacgaaacgagtaaagagacttgccggtaacgagattgaactaggtatgaggataccgacgatcgaatctcgggcaagtaacataccgatgacaaagggaacaacgtatgttgttatgcggtttgaccgataaagatcttcgtagaatatgtgagagccaatatgagcatccaggttccgctattggttattgaccagagacatgtctcggtcatgtctacatagttctcgaacccgtagggtccgcacgcttaacgttctgtgacgatcggtattatgagtttatgtgttttgatgtaccgaaggttgttcggagtcccggatgtgatcacagacatgacgaggagtcttgaaatggtcgagacataaagatcgatatattggatggctatgtttggacatcggaatggttccgggtgagttcgggcatttaccggagtaccgggaggttaccggaaccccccgaggagtatatgggccttagtggaatagaggagaggaaggaaaaggtggagggcgcacccctagcccaatccgaattgggtggggggccggccccccttccttccctctctcctccccttccttctctcctactactactacttggaaggggggaatcctactcccggtgggagtaggactccccagggcgtgccatagtagagggccggcc
The Aegilops tauschii subsp. strangulata cultivar AL8/78 chromosome 3, Aet v6.0, whole genome shotgun sequence genome window above contains:
- the LOC109775468 gene encoding GDSL esterase/lipase At5g45920 gives rise to the protein MRPRLVLFGDSITEQSFAPGGWGAALAEHFARQADVVLRGLSGYNTRWALKVLDRAMEGAADGGADPAAVTVFFGANDATLPDEVQAHQHVPLGEYKDNLRAICAYFKNKWPSAAIILITPPPIHEPARIRDIYGDNDPSRQPERTNEAAGTYAQACITVAKELGHPVIDIWTQMQQCPDWQTSALSDGLHFTPSGNKILFDEVLKTLESVGFSQHSLRSDLPLFHEIDPKDPLKAFEI